A region from the uncultured Holophaga sp. genome encodes:
- a CDS encoding methyl-accepting chemotaxis protein, which yields MMIRHKIQWLSFGSLSLLGVTILGVTFLLLSSHFERQEQDRIRQAMIITQHQIDQRLRGLEQGAAFLASEPAILQGIEGRDTRALEKEGRWIREQLRIPVLLFTDGRGVVLARAHLDRSGDSLVQQPAVAEALRGRPAIGTDTGQVVQMAFTAAVPVLRNGRVVGVVLAGSEGLESHAFTDELRSLTGLECTIFKGRTRLSTTLRGEDGARLGGTMLDNPAILGKVEAGEPYIGTSQVSARTYTAAYWPLRDAQGKVSGMAFIGQDRSHIAQAYLRIFLGILFSVLIFAVVIWFILRRLLKRILLPIGEVASVLREVARGNLQVRVEHMGHDETGVMGCALNETVEHLRRNIGDMASISEQVAAGAAQLASSTEQVVEATVNIHQGAGVQQEALGQSSQDLGRLAGAVAGIHNDSGASAEAAERIAQVSSSCRQEMDASLRSMERILESSGKVGNISGLISGIARQTNLLSLNAAIEAAKAGQFGKGFAVVADEIRKLAERSGDAAREISELIEESGARARQGAESVAAMDGILRQIEAHAQACSDLARKTTGTLEEQAALSRHAAQATLATREVAEGNAAAAFQLKSATQETRQTVGALSALSEKLATMTAEFRLG from the coding sequence ATGATGATCCGGCACAAGATCCAGTGGCTCTCCTTCGGGTCCCTCTCCCTGCTGGGGGTGACGATCTTGGGTGTCACCTTCCTCTTGCTCTCCTCGCACTTTGAGCGACAGGAGCAGGACCGGATCCGCCAAGCCATGATCATCACCCAGCATCAGATCGACCAGCGGCTGCGAGGCCTGGAACAGGGGGCGGCCTTCCTCGCGTCCGAGCCCGCGATACTTCAGGGGATCGAGGGGCGCGACACCCGGGCGTTGGAGAAGGAGGGGCGCTGGATCCGGGAGCAGCTCCGGATTCCGGTCCTCCTCTTCACCGATGGTCGCGGGGTCGTTCTGGCCCGAGCCCACCTGGACCGCAGCGGGGACAGCCTGGTCCAGCAGCCTGCGGTGGCGGAGGCCCTCCGGGGCCGTCCCGCCATTGGGACGGATACCGGGCAGGTGGTGCAGATGGCTTTTACGGCGGCGGTACCGGTCCTGCGCAACGGAAGGGTCGTTGGTGTGGTTCTCGCCGGTTCCGAAGGGCTGGAGTCCCATGCTTTCACCGATGAGTTGCGCAGCCTCACCGGCCTGGAATGCACCATCTTCAAGGGGCGGACCCGACTTTCCACCACCTTGCGAGGAGAGGACGGAGCCCGTTTGGGGGGAACGATGCTGGATAACCCGGCCATCCTGGGCAAGGTGGAGGCTGGCGAGCCTTATATCGGAACCAGTCAGGTGAGTGCGCGGACCTACACTGCAGCCTACTGGCCTCTGCGGGATGCCCAGGGGAAGGTGTCCGGTATGGCTTTCATCGGTCAGGACCGGAGCCACATCGCGCAGGCCTACCTCCGTATCTTTCTGGGCATTCTTTTTTCGGTCCTGATTTTCGCGGTGGTGATCTGGTTCATCCTCCGCCGCCTGCTCAAGCGGATCCTGCTGCCCATCGGTGAGGTGGCCAGCGTGCTGCGGGAGGTCGCCAGGGGCAACCTGCAGGTCAGGGTGGAGCACATGGGGCACGACGAGACGGGGGTCATGGGATGTGCACTCAATGAGACTGTGGAACACCTGAGACGTAATATCGGCGACATGGCCTCAATCTCGGAGCAGGTGGCTGCAGGTGCAGCTCAGTTGGCTTCCAGTACGGAGCAGGTGGTCGAGGCTACCGTCAATATCCACCAGGGGGCGGGGGTTCAGCAGGAGGCCCTTGGCCAATCCTCGCAGGACTTGGGACGTCTGGCGGGGGCTGTGGCTGGAATCCACAACGACAGTGGAGCCTCGGCAGAGGCGGCTGAACGGATCGCCCAGGTTTCCTCCTCCTGCCGTCAGGAGATGGATGCCTCCCTTCGCTCCATGGAGCGGATCCTGGAGAGTTCCGGGAAGGTTGGGAATATCAGTGGCCTGATCTCCGGTATCGCCCGTCAGACCAACCTCCTGTCACTCAACGCGGCCATTGAGGCGGCCAAGGCCGGTCAGTTCGGCAAGGGGTTCGCCGTCGTGGCGGACGAGATCCGCAAGCTGGCTGAGCGATCCGGCGATGCTGCCCGCGAGATCAGCGAACTGATCGAGGAGAGCGGGGCAAGGGCCCGCCAGGGGGCGGAGTCCGTCGCGGCCATGGATGGGATCCTGCGACAGATCGAGGCTCATGCTCAGGCCTGTTCTGATCTGGCCCGCAAGACCACCGGTACCCTGGAGGAGCAGGCTGCCCTGAGCCGCCACGCCGCTCAGGCCACCCTCGCCACCCGAGAAGTGGCCGAGGGCAACGCCGCGGCAGCCTTCCAGCTCAAGAGTGCCACCCAAGAAACCCGTCAGACCGTCGGAGCGCTGTCTGCGCTTTCGGAGAAGTTGGCCACCATGACGGCCGAGTTCCGCCTGGGTTGA
- a CDS encoding histidine phosphatase family protein: MTPLFLLRHGPTQASQSGAPCGSLDLPVLPEGQAQWPVVKAELLSKGIERVLTSDLQRARTHAEDLGLPCLVLPGLREQAFGDWEGLPWSEIKGADSFFANTVQGTPPGGESFARCASRALLAVQGALSGEQPTLVLAHGGSLRAILAHFLGLPLDRALDLSWQPFGLTRLDVYAPNRAVLRYHNRSIA; this comes from the coding sequence ATGACACCGCTCTTCCTCCTCCGCCACGGCCCCACCCAGGCCTCCCAGAGCGGCGCCCCCTGCGGCAGCCTGGACCTGCCGGTGCTGCCGGAGGGCCAAGCCCAGTGGCCGGTGGTCAAGGCCGAGCTGCTGAGCAAGGGCATCGAGCGGGTCCTCACCTCGGACCTGCAGCGGGCCAGGACCCACGCGGAAGACCTGGGGCTCCCCTGCCTAGTGCTGCCGGGACTGCGGGAGCAGGCCTTCGGTGACTGGGAGGGCCTGCCCTGGTCCGAGATCAAGGGGGCCGACTCCTTCTTCGCCAATACGGTGCAGGGCACCCCGCCTGGAGGCGAGTCTTTCGCCCGCTGCGCCAGTCGGGCCCTCCTGGCCGTACAGGGAGCGCTGAGCGGCGAGCAGCCGACCCTGGTGCTGGCCCACGGCGGCTCCCTGCGGGCCATCCTCGCCCACTTCCTGGGCCTTCCCCTGGATCGCGCCCTGGACCTCTCCTGGCAGCCCTTCGGCCTCACCCGGCTGGATGTCTACGCCCCCAACCGGGCCGTGCTGCGGTACCACAACCGATCCATCGCCTGA
- the cobS gene encoding adenosylcobinamide-GDP ribazoletransferase, with amino-acid sequence MRSLVAAFRFLTRIPVPGPATKAEDLAWAVGWFPLVGAVVGLGTAGAFGLALRLWPPMVAAVLAVAFGLLLTGGFHEDGLTDATDGLGGGWTRERILEIMKDSRIGAYGSMALWATLTLRWACLVAMGGRALWLLPLAMVWGRWSVCLILRLLPSISQGLAKEVHKDLRWGAFAFATLLLLAANLGAWRLGIPHLGRTGLAAILATLFWVLYLRHRLGGHSGDTLGAGNQIAEAAALLAMLVA; translated from the coding sequence GTGCGTTCTCTGGTCGCTGCCTTCCGCTTCCTCACCCGCATCCCCGTGCCGGGACCTGCAACGAAGGCGGAGGACCTGGCCTGGGCGGTGGGCTGGTTCCCCCTGGTGGGGGCCGTGGTGGGCCTCGGCACCGCCGGCGCCTTCGGCCTCGCCCTGCGGCTCTGGCCCCCCATGGTGGCGGCGGTGCTGGCGGTGGCCTTCGGCCTCCTCCTCACCGGCGGATTCCATGAAGACGGCCTGACGGACGCCACCGACGGGCTCGGGGGCGGTTGGACCCGGGAGCGCATCCTGGAGATCATGAAGGACAGCCGCATCGGTGCCTACGGTTCCATGGCCCTCTGGGCGACCCTCACCCTCCGCTGGGCCTGTCTGGTGGCCATGGGAGGCCGGGCCCTCTGGCTCCTGCCCCTGGCCATGGTCTGGGGCCGCTGGTCCGTTTGTCTCATCCTGCGGCTCCTACCCTCCATCAGCCAGGGACTGGCCAAGGAGGTCCACAAGGACCTGAGGTGGGGCGCCTTCGCCTTCGCCACCCTCCTGCTGCTCGCAGCCAACCTGGGGGCCTGGCGCCTGGGCATTCCCCACCTGGGACGGACCGGGCTGGCGGCGATCCTGGCCACCCTCTTCTGGGTGCTCTACCTGCGCCACCGCCTGGGGGGCCACAGCGGCGACACCCTGGGCGCCGGCAACCAGATCGCCGAAGCGGCGGCCTTGCTCGCTATGCTGGTGGCATGA
- the prfB gene encoding peptide chain release factor 2, translated as MDFESLMRAKNELEPRVRQLVAHLDPERKALELEQIEEKSAAPGFWDDPDAARPVLKARGLLTEDIATAKRLSGGLDDLETALELSRDDSDMLGEAEGVEATLRKDTEAAELRMMLSGDLDQNNAIVAIAPGAGGTESCDWASMLLRMYLRFCEAKGWKTEMIDYQDGDEAGVKGATFIVSAPYAYGYLRAEAGVHRLVRISPFDAAKRRHTSFAAVYVSPELDDTINVDIPEKDLRIDVFRASGAGGQHVNRTESAVRFTHLPTGLVVSCQNERSQIKNRATAMKVLQARLYEIRRREHEEKVAAASGEKSDVAWGSQIRSYVLQPYQMVKDHRNGWETSQTQKVLDGEIEDFIRAQLLAKTLKTEG; from the coding sequence ATGGATTTCGAGAGTCTGATGCGGGCCAAGAACGAGCTGGAGCCCCGGGTGCGCCAGCTGGTGGCCCACCTGGATCCCGAGCGGAAAGCCCTTGAGCTGGAGCAGATCGAGGAGAAGTCCGCCGCCCCGGGCTTCTGGGACGACCCCGACGCAGCCCGACCGGTCCTGAAGGCCCGGGGCCTGCTCACCGAGGACATCGCCACGGCCAAGCGCCTGAGCGGGGGTCTGGACGATCTGGAGACAGCCCTGGAGCTCTCCCGCGACGACAGCGACATGCTGGGGGAGGCGGAGGGCGTCGAGGCCACCCTCCGCAAGGACACCGAGGCCGCCGAGCTGCGCATGATGCTCTCCGGGGACCTGGACCAGAACAACGCCATCGTGGCCATCGCCCCCGGGGCCGGCGGCACGGAAAGCTGCGACTGGGCCTCCATGCTCCTCCGGATGTACCTGCGCTTCTGCGAGGCCAAGGGCTGGAAGACCGAGATGATCGATTACCAGGACGGGGATGAGGCCGGGGTCAAGGGCGCCACCTTCATCGTCAGTGCCCCCTATGCCTATGGCTACCTGCGGGCCGAGGCCGGGGTCCACCGCTTGGTGCGCATCTCCCCCTTCGACGCCGCCAAGCGGCGCCACACCAGCTTCGCCGCGGTCTACGTGAGCCCCGAGCTCGACGACACCATCAACGTGGACATCCCCGAGAAGGACCTGCGCATCGATGTCTTCCGGGCCTCCGGCGCCGGCGGCCAGCACGTGAACCGCACCGAGTCCGCCGTTCGCTTCACCCACCTCCCCACAGGCCTGGTGGTGAGCTGCCAGAACGAGCGCAGCCAGATCAAGAACCGCGCCACCGCCATGAAGGTCCTCCAGGCCCGTCTCTACGAGATCCGCCGCAGGGAACACGAGGAGAAGGTGGCCGCCGCCTCGGGCGAAAAGTCCGACGTGGCCTGGGGCAGCCAGATCCGCTCCTACGTCCTCCAGCCCTACCAGATGGTCAAGGACCACCGGAACGGCTGGGAGACCAGCCAGACCCAGAAGGTCCTGGACGGCGAGATCGAGGACTTCATCCGGGCCCAGCTCCTGGCCAAGACCCTCAAGACCGAGGGCTGA
- a CDS encoding alpha/beta fold hydrolase, whose translation MDVTRSPLPEDLEPTLRGVMGGRGGVPLAFCRWEHPSPKGRVVISHGYGEHGERYRHTACWLHGLGWSVSAMDHMGFGRSGGPRGDATGIRGFVEDFQSFLYQERHQDALGGRAPRLPQVVLGHSFGGLVALLALLWHPGALDGLVLSSPVLRLRPLPLRLRILQLLLGLVAPHRALDLPGDKGLVCSDPVMVQRYWEDPHCHHWVTAAFPRALAEGARALSGMGGELDRPILLLEAGLDTVADPDAAPGLWEAVPEGLLERYRLAGFRHEILHDIRRGTAQEIVASWLRRVPGNPAAPSAMSV comes from the coding sequence ATGGATGTTACCCGAAGCCCCCTGCCTGAAGATCTGGAACCCACCTTGCGAGGGGTGATGGGCGGACGGGGGGGCGTTCCCCTGGCCTTCTGCCGCTGGGAGCACCCCAGTCCGAAGGGGAGGGTGGTCATCTCCCACGGCTACGGGGAGCATGGCGAGCGCTACCGGCACACGGCCTGCTGGCTCCATGGGCTGGGATGGTCCGTGTCTGCGATGGACCACATGGGTTTCGGGCGGAGTGGTGGGCCCCGGGGGGATGCCACCGGCATCCGGGGCTTCGTGGAGGACTTCCAGTCTTTCCTGTACCAGGAGCGCCACCAGGATGCGCTTGGGGGGCGGGCCCCCCGCCTGCCCCAGGTCGTTCTGGGGCACAGCTTCGGGGGGCTGGTGGCCCTCCTGGCCCTGCTCTGGCACCCGGGGGCCCTGGATGGCCTGGTTCTCAGCAGCCCGGTCCTGCGCCTCCGTCCCCTCCCGCTCCGCCTCCGGATCCTTCAGTTGCTGCTGGGGCTGGTGGCCCCCCACCGGGCCCTGGATCTGCCCGGGGACAAGGGGCTGGTGTGCTCCGACCCCGTCATGGTCCAGCGATACTGGGAGGATCCCCACTGTCACCACTGGGTGACCGCCGCCTTCCCCAGGGCCCTGGCGGAGGGGGCACGTGCCCTCTCGGGCATGGGGGGGGAGCTGGACCGGCCCATCCTCCTGCTGGAAGCCGGGCTGGACACGGTGGCCGATCCCGACGCCGCTCCGGGCTTGTGGGAGGCGGTGCCGGAGGGGCTCCTGGAGCGCTACCGGCTTGCCGGGTTCCGGCATGAGATCCTCCATGACATCCGGCGGGGCACCGCCCAGGAGATCGTGGCATCCTGGCTGAGGAGGGTGCCCGGGAACCCCGCTGCCCCTTCCGCCATGTCAGTATGA
- the bamD gene encoding outer membrane protein assembly factor BamD yields MTPSRACIAPALVALIAVGAIGCGKKTQTLPVKGKVVTATQLLSAGENLLKHQEWEAGRKTLRLLEESYPSSPEFPKAKLLLADSFFFSGMHAYPEAIVEYQSFLSYFPRHERRDYAQYRVALCYYASIENAERDQTSTHQAIDAFQRLVKDYPGSPYVMEAKAKITQCWRRLAESELMVGIFYVKSNHFSGAETRLKQLLETYPDYVDRERAYYWLGEAMRQKKLSPQALEQFQKSYLDSHHKEDFSQLSKAEHAEFAKALRAYDDRELESYRAEARDYYQKLVESYPSSSWAARAKDRLFEMGQSHLREELDS; encoded by the coding sequence ATGACGCCATCCCGAGCCTGCATCGCCCCCGCCCTCGTGGCCCTCATCGCCGTGGGGGCGATCGGGTGCGGCAAGAAGACCCAGACGCTTCCGGTCAAGGGCAAGGTCGTCACAGCCACCCAGCTCCTGAGTGCGGGCGAGAACCTCCTGAAGCATCAGGAGTGGGAGGCGGGCCGCAAGACCCTGCGCTTGCTGGAGGAGAGTTACCCCTCGAGCCCCGAGTTCCCCAAGGCCAAGCTCCTCCTGGCCGACAGCTTCTTCTTCAGCGGTATGCACGCCTATCCCGAGGCCATCGTCGAGTACCAGAGCTTCCTGAGCTATTTCCCCCGCCACGAGCGCCGGGACTATGCCCAGTATCGGGTGGCCCTCTGCTACTACGCCAGCATCGAGAATGCCGAGCGGGACCAGACCTCGACCCATCAGGCCATCGACGCCTTCCAGCGTCTGGTGAAGGACTATCCGGGCTCCCCCTATGTGATGGAGGCCAAGGCCAAGATCACCCAGTGCTGGCGGCGCCTCGCCGAATCAGAGCTGATGGTGGGGATCTTCTATGTGAAGAGCAACCACTTCTCCGGTGCTGAGACCCGCCTCAAGCAGCTCCTGGAGACCTACCCCGACTATGTGGACCGGGAGCGGGCCTACTACTGGCTGGGGGAGGCCATGCGCCAGAAGAAGCTCAGCCCCCAGGCCCTGGAGCAGTTCCAGAAGTCTTATCTGGACAGCCACCATAAGGAGGATTTCAGCCAGCTCAGCAAGGCGGAGCACGCAGAATTCGCCAAGGCTCTCAGGGCATACGATGATCGCGAGCTCGAGAGCTACAGGGCCGAGGCCCGGGACTACTACCAGAAGCTGGTGGAGAGCTACCCCTCCAGTTCCTGGGCCGCCCGGGCGAAGGACAGGCTCTTCGAGATGGGCCAGAGCCACCTCCGGGAGGAGCTGGACAGTTGA
- a CDS encoding lipopolysaccharide kinase InaA family protein produces the protein MQSPPPLPADWPYRPRPALPGLEVAGPLSLPGLGRGWTLEASRGLSFPEEAQSLGGAFGRGGILSAGDLICRPYRRGGLVRLINRSTYPSPERFRQELQVHRALWEAGFPTIEPLGIAHRRRGWGVEGVFISRFAQGSPWPHCWAAPEVPAELPRAIGALIAWGLWSPDLNATNVMVGPQGILLLDWDKAAWSSAGDLRERYRERLQRSLSKLGAPEEVSDRIRS, from the coding sequence ATGCAGTCTCCTCCCCCGCTTCCTGCCGACTGGCCTTACCGCCCCCGCCCTGCCCTTCCGGGGCTGGAGGTGGCAGGCCCCCTGTCTCTGCCGGGCCTCGGAAGGGGCTGGACCCTGGAGGCCTCCCGCGGCCTGAGTTTCCCGGAAGAGGCCCAGAGCCTGGGCGGCGCCTTCGGGCGGGGCGGGATCCTGAGCGCCGGGGACCTAATCTGCCGTCCCTATCGCCGGGGCGGGCTGGTCCGCCTGATCAACCGTTCCACCTACCCCTCACCGGAGCGCTTCCGCCAGGAACTGCAAGTCCACCGCGCCCTCTGGGAGGCGGGTTTCCCCACCATCGAGCCCCTGGGCATCGCCCACCGGCGCAGAGGCTGGGGGGTGGAGGGGGTCTTCATCTCCCGCTTCGCCCAAGGCAGCCCCTGGCCACACTGCTGGGCGGCCCCCGAGGTGCCCGCCGAGCTGCCTAGGGCCATCGGCGCCCTCATCGCCTGGGGGCTCTGGTCCCCGGACCTGAATGCCACCAATGTCATGGTGGGGCCCCAGGGGATCCTGCTCCTGGACTGGGACAAGGCGGCCTGGAGCTCCGCAGGGGACCTCCGTGAACGCTACCGGGAGCGCCTGCAGCGGAGCCTGTCCAAGCTGGGTGCCCCCGAAGAGGTCTCGGACCGGATCAGGAGCTAG
- a CDS encoding class III extradiol dioxygenase subunit B-like domain-containing protein, translated as MSIRLPTTAVLMCHAPIVIPAIGGARGRDCALTTAAMAVAARSVVASGVSRVVLLSPHLPRRAEAFSWKSGTRWVGSFAAFGRPDLKMAFEADLEAAEALAHVAARDRVPLDPSGDGPMDHGALVPLWFLGEAGYTGRVLILGFPWELGQGLAECFAMALGEAMDELEGPWGLVASGDMSHRLKAGAPSGYHPRAQDFDRAVVACVEAGTPGGVSGIPAGLRALAAEDVVESLQTAAPLLGGHRGGSRVLSYEGPFGVGYLVAILREEHP; from the coding sequence ATGTCCATCCGTCTCCCCACCACTGCCGTCCTCATGTGCCATGCTCCCATCGTGATTCCCGCCATCGGCGGAGCCAGGGGAAGGGATTGCGCGCTCACCACCGCGGCCATGGCGGTCGCGGCCCGGTCCGTGGTGGCCTCGGGGGTGAGCCGGGTGGTCCTCCTGAGCCCGCATCTGCCCCGCCGGGCCGAGGCCTTCTCCTGGAAGAGCGGTACCCGCTGGGTGGGCAGCTTCGCGGCCTTCGGTCGGCCGGATCTGAAGATGGCCTTCGAGGCGGACCTTGAGGCCGCAGAGGCCCTGGCTCACGTGGCGGCGAGGGACCGGGTGCCTCTGGATCCCTCCGGGGACGGTCCCATGGACCATGGCGCCCTGGTGCCCCTCTGGTTCCTGGGAGAGGCCGGCTACACCGGCAGGGTGCTGATCCTGGGTTTCCCGTGGGAGCTCGGCCAGGGGCTCGCGGAGTGCTTCGCCATGGCGCTGGGGGAGGCCATGGATGAGCTGGAGGGTCCCTGGGGTCTGGTGGCCTCGGGCGACATGAGCCATCGCCTCAAGGCGGGGGCCCCCTCCGGCTACCACCCCCGCGCCCAGGACTTCGACCGTGCTGTGGTGGCCTGCGTGGAGGCAGGGACTCCGGGCGGAGTGTCGGGGATCCCCGCCGGGCTCCGGGCCCTCGCGGCGGAGGATGTGGTGGAGAGCCTGCAGACAGCCGCTCCGCTCCTGGGGGGGCACCGCGGCGGAAGCCGGGTCCTCTCCTACGAGGGGCCCTTCGGGGTCGGGTACTTGGTCGCCATCCTTCGGGAGGAGCATCCTTGA